GGTGACAAACTTCTCAGCCGCCTCTGTCTGCGCTTTCTCCTGACCGGACGTAATGGTCAACGAGGTAACCATGCCGTACGCCGCAGACGTGGCTTGTGTCGGCACCATAAAGCCCAGATTTTCAGGTTTACCTTCTTTGTACACCGCCGGGAGAATGTAGGTGGAGTACATCGCCATCGGCGCGGAGCCGTTCATAAAGGCATCTTTAATCTCCATCACGTCGTTGGATCCCGGCATGGTGGTGGTGGCTAAATCGCGATAGAACGCCAGTGTGCTGCGCATTTCCGGGGTATCGAGTGAGATACCGCCCTGACTGTTAAACACGTTGGCGTTGTTCGACAGTGCAAACTGTGAGAACGCCTGCTCGGTCATCACGCTTTCTGCGGTCGGCAGCGCGATGCCGTACTTTTTCATCGAAGGGTTGCTCATCGCCTTGCTGGCGGCTAACAACTCCTGCCAGTTGTGCGGTTCCGCGATCCCCGCAGCCGCTAGCATGTCTTTGTGATACCAGACGCCAGAAAGCCATGCGCTAATTGGCGCCCCTGTCCAGGCTGTTCCGTCTTCGGTGCGCACGATGCGTAATACGCCGTCGTAGAAATTATCCTCACCGGAATCGGCGATGGATTTAGCAATGGCGTTACGGTCGAGTAATTGCTCTTTATCCAGCACTTTGGCGTAGTCATGGCTGACTTCCATCACCGCAGGCAACGCCCCGGTTCGCGCCAGGGTAATAACTTTGGTATTAAACGCATCCTCTTCAACCGGGACCGGTTTAACGACTATGCCCGGATTCTCTTTTTCAA
This DNA window, taken from Scandinavium goeteborgense, encodes the following:
- a CDS encoding ABC transporter substrate-binding protein — its product is MKMAKTVLVTALVSCALISGCRDDNKTVTIEFMHSSVEQERQAVITKLIERFEKENPGIVVKPVPVEEDAFNTKVITLARTGALPAVMEVSHDYAKVLDKEQLLDRNAIAKSIADSGEDNFYDGVLRIVRTEDGTAWTGAPISAWLSGVWYHKDMLAAAGIAEPHNWQELLAASKAMSNPSMKKYGIALPTAESVMTEQAFSQFALSNNANVFNSQGGISLDTPEMRSTLAFYRDLATTTMPGSNDVMEIKDAFMNGSAPMAMYSTYILPAVYKEGKPENLGFMVPTQATSAAYGMVTSLTITSGQEKAQTEAAEKFVTWMEKPQNSADWVMMSPGAALPMTKGVVETATWKDNAVIKAFGQLPYELIAQYPNVKVFGAVGDKNFTRMGDVTGSGTISAMVNAATVGKKPIEPLLAEGQKRLDALVQQP